In one Chryseobacterium camelliae genomic region, the following are encoded:
- a CDS encoding superoxide dismutase translates to MSFELPQLGYAYDALEPTIDARTMEIHHTKHHQAYIDNLNNAIKGTDLEGKTIEEICQTGTDKPAVRNNGGGHFNHSLFWEILTPGGSNEPVGNVKAAIEAYGGLEKFKTDFSDAAKTRFGSGWAWLVKNADGSVSVSSTPNQDNPLMPVADVKGTPVLGLDVWEHAYYLNYQNRRPDYVAAFFSVVNWDKVEELFNK, encoded by the coding sequence ATGTCATTTGAATTACCACAACTAGGATATGCTTACGATGCACTAGAGCCGACTATTGATGCAAGAACGATGGAAATCCACCACACTAAGCATCACCAGGCATATATTGACAATTTAAATAATGCAATCAAAGGAACTGATTTAGAAGGAAAAACGATAGAAGAAATCTGCCAGACAGGTACTGATAAACCGGCAGTAAGAAATAATGGAGGAGGTCACTTTAACCACTCTTTATTTTGGGAAATCTTAACTCCCGGAGGAAGCAATGAACCTGTAGGAAATGTAAAAGCTGCTATCGAAGCTTACGGTGGTCTTGAAAAATTTAAAACTGATTTTTCTGATGCTGCTAAAACAAGATTTGGTTCAGGATGGGCTTGGTTGGTAAAAAATGCTGACGGTTCTGTTTCTGTATCTTCTACTCCGAACCAAGATAATCCATTAATGCCTGTTGCAGATGTAAAAGGAACTCCTGTTTTAGGACTTGACGTTTGGGAGCATGCTTATTATTTGAACTACCAGAACAGAAGACCTGACTATGTAGCAGCGTTTTTCTCTGTAGTAAACTGGGATAAGGTAGAGGAGTTATTCAACAAATAA
- a CDS encoding T9SS type A sorting domain-containing protein, which produces MKTPKILFLIFINLGYNILFGQGENDNWYFGDKAALNFSGATPTVINNSALSSLEASGSISDSNGNLLFYVSREYIYNRQNQAMPNGTLYPAATYDLGTSNQQLAIVKNPANSNQYFVFMTPIGHEPLGPNNRITYSIVDMSLGSVVNGVPLGDVVQNVKNIHVTDNVGANFGSEAITAVAGATNNTYWILIPNGNNLYSYMIDNQGFSNGNPVVSSLNVPNTLGPGNFYSIKVSPRINNPNFTNYICISHWNSPTGEQTNNRVLSFDAVTGTITNDYSLVVNGIFNYLPEFNSNSSVLFLANKSVFAIDLLGSTTGNVNSMQIFTYPSGNSYTAIQRNKYGAIYLTRSGATSLGQINNPNVFSSNMNVTANAVNLGNSQTAKYGLPQLIPAFETNYYQCMNDLVLTSESNISFYYRVGKTITTKDNYILSPRHNITMQAGETISLLPGTHIQNGANYHAFIAPCQRIPDDFSRFKSNNNQRGMVLNLDIEERKILDNMAINISPNPSSTYINIDSGNEKIASWELLDMSGKNILKGNSTQINVQSLPKATYLLNININNKTITKKVIVK; this is translated from the coding sequence ATGAAAACCCCAAAAATACTTTTCCTAATTTTTATAAATTTAGGATACAATATACTGTTTGGACAAGGAGAAAATGACAATTGGTATTTTGGAGATAAGGCGGCTTTAAATTTTTCCGGAGCCACTCCTACCGTTATCAACAATAGTGCTTTATCTTCTCTGGAAGCCTCTGGTTCAATTAGTGATAGTAACGGTAATTTACTTTTTTATGTAAGTCGTGAATATATATATAATAGACAGAATCAAGCCATGCCAAATGGCACATTATATCCAGCAGCTACGTATGATCTTGGTACGTCGAACCAACAACTTGCAATAGTTAAAAACCCGGCTAATTCTAATCAGTATTTTGTTTTTATGACACCTATAGGTCACGAACCACTAGGTCCCAATAATAGAATTACATATTCTATAGTTGATATGTCGTTAGGTTCAGTAGTAAACGGAGTACCTCTTGGTGATGTTGTTCAAAACGTTAAAAATATTCACGTTACTGATAATGTTGGTGCCAATTTTGGTTCAGAAGCAATTACAGCTGTTGCCGGTGCTACAAACAACACATACTGGATACTTATTCCAAATGGGAACAATCTTTACAGCTATATGATTGATAACCAAGGATTTTCAAATGGAAACCCTGTAGTAAGTAGTTTAAACGTCCCTAATACACTTGGTCCAGGAAATTTTTACAGCATTAAAGTTTCTCCTAGAATAAACAATCCTAATTTCACCAATTATATTTGTATATCTCATTGGAATAGCCCAACAGGTGAACAAACTAATAATAGAGTATTGTCTTTTGATGCAGTAACAGGTACTATTACCAATGATTATTCTCTTGTAGTAAACGGAATATTTAATTATTTGCCTGAATTTAATAGCAATTCCTCAGTATTGTTTCTTGCAAACAAAAGCGTATTTGCAATTGATCTTTTAGGCTCCACAACAGGGAATGTTAATTCTATGCAAATCTTTACATATCCATCAGGTAATTCATATACAGCTATCCAAAGAAATAAATATGGAGCAATTTATTTAACTAGAAGTGGAGCCACTTCCTTGGGACAAATTAACAACCCTAATGTTTTTAGCTCCAATATGAATGTTACAGCTAATGCGGTAAATCTAGGAAATAGTCAGACTGCCAAATATGGCTTACCTCAATTAATTCCTGCTTTTGAAACCAATTATTACCAATGTATGAATGATTTGGTTTTAACTTCTGAAAGTAATATTTCCTTTTACTATCGAGTTGGAAAAACAATTACCACTAAAGATAATTATATTTTAAGTCCTAGACATAATATTACAATGCAAGCTGGCGAAACAATTAGCCTTTTACCTGGAACTCACATTCAGAATGGTGCAAATTATCACGCTTTTATTGCTCCATGCCAAAGAATTCCTGATGACTTTTCTAGATTTAAATCAAATAATAATCAAAGAGGAATGGTATTGAATTTAGACATAGAGGAAAGAAAAATCCTGGACAATATGGCAATCAATATATCTCCTAACCCCTCATCTACTTATATAAATATAGATTCTGGAAATGAAAAAATTGCTTCTTGGGAATTATTGGATATGTCAGGAAAAAACATATTAAAAGGAAACTCAACTCAGATCAATGTACAAAGCTTACCTAAAGCAACTTATTTATTAAACATCAATATTAACAATAAAACGATTACGAAAAAAGTTATTGTTAAATAA
- the rho gene encoding transcription termination factor Rho codes for MFNIETLRSKSVTDLTKILKDLGVKVARNSNENDKIFAILDFQASNPKVAKDYFNATESSMNTEETPAEKVVKAPAKKAAPKKAAPPKPKAEVKPQTEEKAEEKEIAPEQPVQAEEIKAETNTEDTSSPSAAKKKRKRLPSANTNNTPENIQEKTEAPKNTESQEPVLTDEKPTSPQHQARPQKGQNHPQNSGNQHKNQQHHNQHQNQNKQQQQHSERSEEHHESKKEFSFDGMVSIEGVLEILPDNYGFLRSSDFSYISSPDDVYVSTAQIRNFGLKTGDTVKGIVRLPKEGEKYFSLLRPTEVNGRDLAFIKDRVAFEYLTPLFPEEKFNLAGNHSTISTRIVDLFAPIGKGQRAMIVAQPKTGKTMLLKDIANSIAANHPEVYMMVLLIDERPEEVTDMERSVNAEVIASTFDEAADKHVKVANLVLAKAQRMVECGHDVVILLDSITRLARAYNTVTPASGKVLSGGVDANALHKPKRFFGAARKIEGGGSLTIIATALIDTGSKMDEVIFEEFKGTGNMELQLDRKIANRRIYPAIDLVASSTRRDDLLLDEVTSQRMWIFRKYLSEMNPVEAMEFVNKNIRGTLNNEEFLMSMNK; via the coding sequence ATGTTTAACATTGAAACGTTAAGGTCAAAATCCGTAACGGACTTGACTAAAATCTTAAAAGATTTGGGCGTTAAAGTTGCAAGAAACAGCAATGAGAATGATAAAATCTTTGCGATTCTTGACTTTCAGGCTTCTAACCCTAAAGTTGCTAAAGATTATTTCAACGCCACAGAAAGCAGTATGAATACTGAAGAAACCCCCGCAGAGAAAGTTGTTAAAGCACCTGCGAAGAAGGCAGCTCCTAAAAAAGCAGCACCACCAAAACCTAAAGCGGAAGTAAAACCGCAGACTGAAGAAAAGGCAGAAGAAAAAGAAATTGCTCCAGAACAGCCGGTACAGGCAGAGGAAATAAAAGCAGAAACCAATACTGAAGATACTTCTAGCCCATCTGCGGCCAAGAAAAAAAGAAAAAGACTTCCTTCTGCAAATACCAATAATACCCCTGAAAATATTCAGGAAAAAACAGAAGCTCCTAAAAATACAGAATCTCAAGAACCTGTTTTAACAGACGAAAAGCCGACTTCTCCTCAACATCAGGCTAGGCCTCAGAAAGGTCAGAATCATCCGCAAAACAGCGGAAACCAACATAAAAACCAACAACACCATAATCAGCATCAAAATCAGAACAAGCAACAACAGCAACATTCTGAAAGAAGTGAAGAGCATCACGAGTCGAAGAAAGAATTCAGCTTCGACGGAATGGTAAGCATTGAAGGTGTTCTGGAGATATTACCGGATAACTACGGATTTTTACGTTCTTCGGATTTTAGCTATATCTCTTCTCCGGATGATGTGTATGTTTCTACTGCACAAATCAGAAACTTTGGATTAAAGACCGGAGATACCGTAAAAGGTATTGTAAGATTGCCAAAAGAAGGAGAGAAATATTTTTCTTTACTAAGACCTACTGAAGTAAACGGACGTGATTTAGCATTTATTAAAGACCGTGTTGCTTTTGAATATTTAACACCGCTTTTCCCGGAAGAAAAATTCAATCTGGCAGGAAATCATTCAACGATTTCTACAAGGATTGTTGATCTGTTTGCTCCAATCGGAAAAGGACAAAGAGCCATGATTGTTGCCCAGCCAAAAACGGGTAAAACAATGTTGCTGAAAGATATCGCAAATTCTATTGCGGCAAATCACCCGGAAGTGTATATGATGGTTTTGCTGATCGATGAACGTCCGGAAGAGGTTACCGATATGGAAAGAAGTGTAAATGCAGAAGTGATTGCCTCTACATTTGACGAAGCTGCGGATAAGCACGTGAAAGTTGCGAATCTTGTTCTTGCAAAAGCACAAAGAATGGTGGAATGCGGTCATGATGTCGTTATTTTATTAGACTCAATTACCCGATTGGCAAGAGCGTATAACACCGTTACTCCTGCTTCTGGTAAAGTTCTTTCCGGAGGTGTTGACGCCAATGCGCTTCACAAACCGAAAAGATTCTTTGGTGCAGCAAGAAAGATTGAAGGAGGTGGTTCTTTAACGATCATTGCGACGGCACTTATTGATACCGGTTCCAAAATGGATGAGGTTATCTTTGAAGAATTCAAAGGAACGGGTAACATGGAACTTCAGCTGGACAGAAAAATTGCCAACAGAAGGATTTATCCCGCAATCGATTTAGTGGCATCCAGCACCCGTAGAGACGATCTTCTTTTAGATGAAGTAACTTCCCAGAGAATGTGGATTTTCAGAAAATATCTTTCGGAAATGAACCCTGTGGAAGCTATGGAATTCGTTAATAAAAACATTCGAGGAACTTTGAATAACGAAGAATTCCTAATGTCTATGAATAAGTAA
- a CDS encoding TonB-dependent receptor produces the protein MIKKLSLISLFTLMPASYYFAQTTVFAYVKDQEGKPVERAEVDLAQSADDVTADKIGYFQFVDLKPGHYLITVTKPNFESKILEFDVTADEKRKNLGVITLGTSVGSDAGVVVIDDSANDTEDGGSAMQPTVGLLSSGRDAFQNVSAFELGAYWFRPRGVDNRFEDVVFNGVSMSKNDDGRIDFSNWGGLNDVTRYPYENVDNITPSEYTFGNLGGVVYYNTRASSYRKQTSLAYSFTNRSYLHRAMATYSTGLSKKGWAFTFSGSRRWGDRAIIDGVYQDAYAYFGSIEKQFSDRHSINFTGFGSPTYRASNSPNTQEVYDIMGKNYNSYWGWQDGEKRNSRIRKVFEPMFMLTDYLKIGKNSNLINTVSYQIGSDARSRLDWFHAPDPNPTYYRKLPSYGQYTAEEFRAQSQIDWNSLYNANRLNLQNMDASQRGAINTVVEDVNKDKTFNFSSHFDTRLKDNWKLNINFNYLNLKSDNFRRIKDLLGANYAYNLNAFNNDVRYNADDSNYEVKVGDRTQYSYELTRNQYALNVSSEVDFNKWNFVASIFSSYSEAYRDGHFRSGIARFKDNSKGKSAVYDALDAGIKGKITYKINGKNFIVYNGAFFSLAPTLNEIFINPRTVDNLTPGVKNQMINSNDLSYIMRGQILKLRLSGYYTTINNSTEISRYYADVDVPGSTSSLSTLVNEAMSGVNKRYIGAELGFDVKITPTINATGVASVGEYKYTNNPEVSTFDDINGFRGTDVWGKANVKNYKVAGTPQKAFSFGLKYNSPKYWWIGASANYLMDQYLDFSALNKTPYMYTVSGTNDPYPGVTPELIELITKQKKFDDQFMLNANAGKSFVFGKYRMGISVSVNNILNNRNYVTGGFEQGRNVNFTEALQDAQRETPHFGPKLWYDKGITFFTNVYLRF, from the coding sequence ATGATTAAAAAACTATCCCTAATCTCTTTGTTTACGTTAATGCCTGCATCTTATTATTTTGCACAAACCACTGTGTTTGCATATGTTAAGGATCAGGAAGGTAAACCTGTGGAGAGAGCAGAAGTAGATCTTGCACAGTCAGCAGACGATGTAACTGCAGATAAAATCGGCTACTTCCAGTTTGTAGATCTAAAACCGGGTCATTATCTTATTACGGTTACAAAACCCAACTTTGAATCTAAAATTTTAGAGTTTGATGTAACGGCTGATGAGAAAAGAAAAAATCTGGGTGTTATTACGCTGGGTACCAGTGTAGGATCAGATGCAGGTGTTGTTGTGATTGATGATTCTGCAAATGATACTGAAGATGGAGGTTCTGCAATGCAGCCTACGGTAGGGCTTTTAAGTTCAGGAAGAGATGCATTCCAAAATGTGTCGGCTTTCGAGCTGGGAGCATACTGGTTTAGACCAAGAGGGGTAGATAATAGATTTGAAGACGTGGTTTTCAACGGGGTTTCAATGTCTAAAAATGATGACGGAAGAATTGACTTCAGCAACTGGGGCGGTCTGAATGATGTGACAAGATATCCTTATGAAAATGTAGATAATATTACACCATCAGAATATACTTTTGGTAACCTGGGAGGTGTTGTTTACTATAATACAAGAGCTTCCAGCTACAGAAAGCAGACTTCATTAGCGTATTCATTTACCAACAGAAGTTATCTGCACAGAGCGATGGCAACTTACTCTACCGGTTTGTCCAAAAAAGGATGGGCGTTTACATTCTCAGGAAGCAGAAGATGGGGAGACAGAGCTATTATCGATGGTGTTTATCAGGATGCTTATGCTTATTTCGGATCTATTGAGAAGCAATTCAGCGACAGACACTCTATCAACTTTACTGGTTTCGGCTCACCTACTTACAGGGCTTCTAACTCTCCAAACACTCAGGAGGTTTACGATATCATGGGTAAAAATTATAACTCATATTGGGGATGGCAAGATGGAGAAAAAAGAAACTCAAGAATCAGAAAGGTTTTTGAACCCATGTTCATGTTAACTGATTATTTAAAAATCGGGAAAAACTCAAATTTAATAAATACTGTTTCCTATCAGATCGGAAGTGATGCAAGAAGCAGATTAGACTGGTTTCATGCGCCGGATCCAAACCCGACTTATTATAGAAAACTTCCAAGCTACGGACAATATACAGCAGAGGAATTTAGAGCTCAGTCTCAAATAGATTGGAATAGTTTGTATAATGCGAATCGTCTTAATCTTCAGAATATGGATGCATCCCAACGAGGAGCTATTAATACTGTAGTAGAAGATGTAAATAAAGATAAAACATTCAATTTTTCTTCTCACTTTGATACAAGATTGAAAGACAACTGGAAATTGAATATTAATTTCAATTATCTGAATTTAAAATCAGATAACTTCAGAAGAATTAAGGATTTATTAGGAGCAAATTACGCTTATAATCTGAATGCTTTTAATAATGATGTAAGATACAATGCGGATGATTCAAATTATGAAGTAAAAGTAGGAGACAGAACTCAATATTCATACGAGCTGACCAGAAATCAATATGCATTAAATGTTTCATCTGAAGTTGATTTCAATAAATGGAACTTTGTAGCCTCTATTTTCTCTTCATACTCTGAAGCTTATAGAGATGGGCATTTCAGAAGTGGGATAGCCAGATTTAAGGATAATTCGAAAGGGAAAAGTGCTGTTTATGATGCTCTAGATGCAGGTATTAAAGGAAAAATTACTTATAAAATTAACGGTAAAAATTTCATCGTATATAACGGGGCATTTTTCAGCTTAGCACCTACACTTAACGAGATTTTTATCAACCCGAGAACTGTGGATAATTTAACGCCGGGAGTTAAAAATCAAATGATAAACTCGAACGATTTGAGCTATATCATGAGAGGGCAAATCCTGAAATTAAGATTATCAGGATATTATACTACGATTAACAATTCAACAGAGATTTCAAGATATTATGCTGATGTAGATGTTCCTGGTTCTACATCTTCTCTGAGTACTTTGGTAAACGAAGCGATGAGTGGGGTGAATAAAAGATACATTGGAGCAGAACTTGGTTTTGATGTGAAAATTACGCCTACCATCAATGCAACCGGGGTTGCAAGTGTAGGAGAATATAAATATACCAACAATCCTGAGGTTTCTACCTTTGATGATATTAACGGATTCAGAGGTACAGATGTTTGGGGTAAGGCCAATGTGAAAAATTATAAAGTAGCTGGTACGCCACAGAAAGCATTCTCTTTTGGATTAAAGTATAATTCTCCTAAATATTGGTGGATAGGAGCTTCTGCGAATTATCTGATGGATCAGTATCTAGATTTTTCGGCATTGAACAAGACACCTTATATGTATACCGTGTCGGGAACAAATGATCCTTATCCGGGAGTGACTCCTGAATTAATTGAATTGATTACAAAGCAAAAGAAATTTGATGATCAGTTTATGTTGAATGCCAATGCTGGGAAATCTTTTGTTTTCGGAAAATACAGAATGGGTATCAGTGTTTCAGTAAACAACATTCTGAACAACAGAAATTATGTAACCGGAGGATTTGAGCAGGGAAGAAATGTAAACTTTACGGAAGCTTTACAAGATGCTCAAAGAGAAACACCGCATTTCGGACCAAAACTTTGGTATGACAAAGGAATTACTTTCTTTACTAACGTATATCTAAGATTCTAA
- a CDS encoding endonuclease produces MKKYLIVTAIFCFGFTFSQQKQVKRAAVGFLNVENLWDTIPSADYINGTLAVSNPAFHRSIPLDSLKLLETTEDYKGEWSDDLLIGKKVIRKQILADDFTANSPKRWGTKFYNQKLANEAKVISELGRQYTNDNPAICGLIEVENRQVIEDLIKQPALAKSNYGIVHFNSYDARGIDVAIIYQKGRFSVLHSYKKEIKIFDEDGKREYTRDIVVAIGLLDGEKVGIFMNHWPSRRGGEAISQAKRNAAATVLKNEMDKVVSESPGIKLFSMGDYNDDPVSPSLKKYLSAVGDPSELSDKYPYYNLMYKLYKAGVASLAYRDAPNLFDQIIVSKNLYSAEKITPTYSIYKAEIYAPSYLVNKEGQWKGYPLRSWDGDRFTGGYSDHFPAVSVVQKEYIKK; encoded by the coding sequence ATGAAAAAATATTTAATCGTTACTGCCATTTTTTGTTTCGGATTTACGTTTTCTCAGCAAAAACAAGTAAAAAGAGCCGCTGTCGGATTTTTAAATGTTGAAAACCTTTGGGACACGATTCCTTCGGCTGATTATATCAACGGAACATTGGCTGTTTCCAACCCTGCCTTCCATAGAAGCATTCCCTTAGATTCTTTAAAATTGTTGGAAACTACCGAAGACTATAAAGGAGAATGGAGTGATGATCTTTTAATAGGTAAAAAAGTAATCCGCAAACAAATTTTAGCAGATGATTTTACAGCTAACAGCCCTAAAAGATGGGGAACAAAGTTTTACAATCAGAAATTGGCTAACGAAGCAAAAGTAATTTCTGAATTAGGAAGACAATATACAAACGACAACCCTGCCATTTGCGGACTTATTGAAGTAGAGAACAGGCAGGTCATTGAAGACTTAATAAAACAGCCTGCTTTAGCAAAGAGCAACTACGGAATTGTGCATTTCAATTCTTATGACGCCAGAGGAATTGACGTCGCTATCATTTATCAGAAAGGCAGATTTTCGGTACTTCATTCTTACAAAAAAGAAATTAAGATTTTTGACGAAGACGGAAAAAGAGAATACACCAGAGATATCGTGGTTGCCATAGGATTATTGGATGGTGAAAAAGTGGGTATTTTTATGAATCACTGGCCTTCAAGAAGAGGTGGTGAAGCAATTTCCCAGGCTAAAAGAAATGCAGCTGCGACTGTTTTAAAAAACGAAATGGATAAAGTAGTTTCTGAAAGCCCGGGAATAAAACTATTCTCAATGGGAGATTACAATGACGATCCTGTAAGCCCGAGTTTAAAAAAATACCTGAGTGCAGTTGGAGACCCAAGTGAACTTTCTGATAAATATCCTTACTATAATTTAATGTATAAATTATATAAAGCCGGAGTTGCCTCTCTAGCTTACAGAGATGCTCCCAACTTATTTGACCAGATTATTGTTTCCAAGAATTTATATTCCGCAGAAAAAATAACGCCAACTTATTCCATATATAAAGCGGAGATTTACGCTCCGTCTTATTTAGTTAATAAGGAAGGGCAATGGAAAGGCTATCCTTTGCGTTCGTGGGACGGCGACAGATTTACCGGAGGATACAGTGATCACTTCCCAGCGGTTTCTGTAGTCCAGAAAGAATATATAAAAAAATAA
- a CDS encoding DUF4293 family protein translates to MLQRIQTIWSFLAVLAAVFLFVTGQDIIISDSFPVLNIACIMLVLIGLLSVFSFKNRKRQILLNTISIIINALLIGVLIYWLLKLSGGIQFPEKGIEPIFSLIAIICLFIANIYIKKDERLVKSVDRLR, encoded by the coding sequence ATGCTACAAAGAATACAGACTATATGGAGTTTTTTAGCAGTTTTAGCTGCTGTGTTTCTGTTCGTTACAGGACAGGATATTATCATTTCTGATAGTTTTCCTGTACTGAATATTGCCTGTATTATGCTTGTTTTGATTGGATTGCTGAGTGTATTCAGCTTTAAAAACAGAAAAAGACAAATTTTGCTGAATACCATCAGCATTATTATAAACGCTTTGTTGATTGGAGTATTGATATACTGGTTACTAAAATTATCCGGAGGAATTCAGTTTCCCGAGAAGGGTATTGAGCCAATTTTTTCATTGATTGCGATTATCTGTTTGTTTATTGCAAACATCTATATCAAAAAAGATGAGAGGCTCGTAAAATCTGTAGACAGACTTCGATAA
- a CDS encoding DUF5689 domain-containing protein codes for MKKYNSILKYIFIVVASLFVIGCVHDDKYDEPTLDNFQCRTADYYTTGAGKGLTKWTLTTLKTKAQNAAIIDKAYIEGYVSSSDETGNIYKTIYIQDSPTNPTEGLTVSVDAVSTYTKFPQGSKVYIDLEGLALTTYGGVIQLGMITPAGTRIPEKEVNNHIFRDCNVRENIIPKVLTMSQFSSSNNLIGCLVEIKNVEFDSRALCSTFAPTGTTVDKTIGEGWDGVNKKYLRTAVVRNSGYASFANQLVPAGNGSFVGVFSKYQPGSTPTYQLYINRVTDLNMEGDKNGDGVDEHFPRLDGIAANPCGFNPATLTAKTVADVKQFAAGTTNWVQITGDFYLKAQIVANDETGNLYKYVYVEDATGGIRVNINKTDLYLESRFKLGKDVNIKLKNLYVRSVNGEIQLGDLFNNNTQFGQIEEANMYKYFFDSNLPARAVVPTERTISQLTNADVGRWIKLKDVQFINSDLGKMLTESNTVTNRTLEDCSGKTIILRTSYQADFGTKDNPLKPATVELEGGKGDAYAILSVFNGTYQLWITKLANIDFDNTPRCDGSVYTPIPTIFSDNFASGLVNWTAVSVTGAQTWLVSNQGNSGNNYAIMNGFASGNNANEDWLISKEVSLVGKTQAVLNFTTDVRYSGNALQVYATDNYTGTLSTTSWTQLSPTLDTNTGAFGDWVSSGNVSLNAFLGKNVRIAFKYTSTTSAAATWEVDDFKIKAQ; via the coding sequence ATGAAAAAATATAATTCAATTTTAAAATATATTTTCATTGTTGTTGCTTCGCTATTTGTGATAGGTTGTGTGCATGATGATAAATATGACGAGCCAACTCTTGATAATTTTCAGTGTAGAACAGCTGATTATTATACTACAGGAGCAGGAAAGGGGTTGACAAAGTGGACTTTAACGACTTTGAAAACTAAAGCTCAAAACGCGGCGATTATAGATAAGGCTTATATTGAAGGATATGTGTCTTCATCTGATGAAACAGGAAACATCTACAAAACAATCTATATTCAGGATTCTCCTACAAACCCGACAGAAGGTTTAACGGTAAGCGTGGATGCAGTAAGTACATATACCAAATTTCCACAAGGTTCTAAAGTGTATATTGATCTGGAAGGTCTTGCGCTTACAACGTATGGTGGAGTGATACAGCTGGGAATGATTACTCCTGCCGGAACCAGAATCCCGGAAAAAGAAGTAAATAATCACATTTTCAGAGATTGTAATGTTAGAGAAAATATTATCCCTAAAGTGTTGACAATGTCTCAGTTTAGTTCGAGCAATAACCTTATTGGATGTTTAGTAGAGATTAAAAATGTAGAATTTGATTCAAGAGCATTGTGCTCAACATTTGCACCAACGGGAACTACGGTGGATAAAACAATTGGTGAAGGATGGGATGGTGTGAACAAAAAATACCTGAGAACAGCAGTTGTAAGAAACAGTGGTTACGCTTCCTTTGCGAACCAGCTTGTTCCTGCAGGGAACGGAAGCTTTGTAGGAGTTTTTAGTAAATATCAGCCGGGGAGCACGCCTACTTATCAATTATATATCAACCGAGTTACGGATTTGAATATGGAAGGAGATAAAAATGGTGACGGTGTAGATGAGCATTTCCCTCGTTTAGATGGTATTGCAGCTAATCCTTGTGGATTTAACCCTGCTACTCTTACTGCTAAAACTGTTGCAGATGTAAAACAATTCGCTGCAGGGACAACAAACTGGGTTCAGATTACAGGAGACTTTTATCTTAAAGCTCAAATTGTGGCAAACGATGAAACTGGAAACCTTTACAAATACGTTTATGTAGAAGATGCTACGGGAGGAATCAGAGTAAATATTAACAAAACGGATTTATACCTTGAAAGCCGTTTCAAATTAGGAAAAGATGTAAACATCAAGCTTAAAAATCTATATGTAAGAAGCGTAAACGGAGAAATTCAGCTTGGAGATTTATTTAATAATAATACCCAGTTCGGACAGATTGAAGAAGCAAATATGTACAAATATTTCTTCGACAGCAACCTGCCGGCAAGAGCGGTAGTGCCAACCGAAAGAACTATTTCTCAGCTTACCAATGCGGATGTGGGAAGATGGATTAAATTGAAAGATGTTCAGTTTATTAATTCAGATTTAGGAAAAATGCTAACTGAATCTAATACTGTAACCAACAGAACGCTTGAAGATTGTTCTGGAAAAACAATTATCCTTAGAACAAGTTATCAGGCTGATTTTGGAACAAAAGATAATCCGTTAAAGCCTGCTACGGTAGAATTAGAAGGTGGGAAAGGAGATGCCTATGCTATTTTAAGTGTGTTTAACGGAACTTATCAGCTATGGATTACAAAACTTGCGAATATTGATTTTGATAATACGCCAAGATGTGACGGAAGTGTCTACACTCCAATCCCAACCATTTTCAGTGATAACTTTGCAAGCGGATTGGTAAACTGGACGGCTGTAAGTGTAACCGGAGCACAAACATGGTTGGTTTCTAATCAAGGAAACTCTGGGAATAATTACGCTATAATGAACGGTTTTGCTTCAGGAAATAATGCAAATGAAGACTGGTTGATTTCAAAAGAAGTAAGTTTGGTAGGAAAAACACAAGCTGTTTTAAACTTTACGACTGATGTGAGATACTCAGGAAATGCTTTGCAGGTATATGCAACTGATAATTATACAGGAACACTTTCCACAACTAGTTGGACTCAGCTATCACCAACTTTAGATACCAATACAGGGGCGTTTGGAGATTGGGTAAGTTCTGGAAATGTAAGTTTAAATGCTTTCTTAGGTAAAAATGTAAGAATTGCCTTTAAATACACTTCTACTACTTCTGCAGCTGCAACCTGGGAAGTGGATGATTTCAAAATTAAAGCACAATAA